A region from the Brassica napus cultivar Da-Ae chromosome C8, Da-Ae, whole genome shotgun sequence genome encodes:
- the LOC106446251 gene encoding uncharacterized protein LOC106446251 isoform X1, producing MTLRPSFRSRGNPSKAASASRGSDRNQGGSFLISMKEVLDDGGSKPVVETTPTEVVAQDAAPLPEVQVPEADYQAPKGTSEVEPSRHKRPRTDQGGAPTRSSSSSSRGGTVGWSFTHSKPGSILDDSWGLAAIMRHLKSVGCPLPALKDLTNRDEYLDIAHCMGQLAGAVNRAQLRFENALCAAPNAGELAEVTEMVKAAKADLDQARVRISELEAEVTRLGSKADAQQGEIESQKLDIQVKSRRINDLEAARKIAEHQVRELIASSQDSQKNKEAEVKLAVREGKKEVAEAYGKILVCVKEKFARKKDEVNALVYAQELQANADLLKDMLNNKIQSVEEEYNQLVALLPEATTAYEKAQVSDFSVSKLPLPQISESSAPVEAAIGGDGNVVDEGVPAGAGDPIQEEKED from the exons ATGACTCTGCGACCATCATTCCGTTCTAGGGGTAACCCCTCTAAAGCTGCCAGTGCTTCTCGTGGAAGCGACAGGAACCAAGGAGGATCGTTCCTTATCTCAATGAAGGAAGTTTTGGACGACGGAGGATCCAAACCTGTTGTCGAGACTACTCCAACTGAGGTTGTAGCTCAGGATGCTGCTCCTCTCCCTGAGGTCCAGGTGCCGGAGGCTGACTACCAGGCTCCGAAGGGTACCTCTGAGGTCGAGCCGTCGAGACACAAGAGGCCCAGGACCGATCAGGGCGGAGCTCCCACccgttcttcttcctcgtcctctagaGGAGGGACTGTTGGGTGGAGCTTTACCCATTCGAAGCCTGGGTCGATCCTGGACGACTCTTGGGGCCTAGCTGCGATAATGAGGCACCTGAAGAGCGTGGGATGTCCCCTTCCAGCGCTCAAGGACCTGACTAACCGAGATGAGTATCTCGATATTGCTCACTGTATGGGTCAG TTGGCTGGGGCTGTTAACAGGGCCCAGCTCAGGTTTGAGAATGCTCTGTGTGCTGCCCCCAATGCTGGTGAACTTGCTGAGGTTACCGAGATGGTTAAGGCAGCCAAAGCCGATCTTGACCAAGCCCGGGTTCGAATTTCTGAACTCGAAGCCGAAGTGACGAGGCTAGGCTCGAAGGCCGATGCTCAGCAAGGAGAGATCGAGAGTCAAAAGCTCGATATCCAGGTGAAGAGCAGGAGGATCAATGATTTGGAGGCTGCTCGAAAGATAGCTGAGCATCAAGTACGTGAGCTCATTGCCTCATCCCAGGATAGCCAGAAGAACAAGGAAGCTGAAGTCAAGCTGGCTGTCAGGGAAGGGAAGAAAGAAGTCGCCGAAGCTTACGGCAAGATCCTGGTCTGTGTTAAGGAGAAGTTTGCTAGGAAGAAAGATGAGGTCAACGCCTTGGTGTACGCTCAGGAGCTCCAAGCTAATGCCGACCTCTTGAAGGATATGCTGAACAACAAGATCCAAAGCGTTGAAGAGGAGTACAACCAATTGGTGGCCTTATTACCAGAAGCGACAACTGCGTATGAGAAGGCTCAAGTCTCTGACTTCTCGGTCAGCAAGCTTCCTCTTCCCCAGATCTCGGAGAGTTCAG CTCCAGTCGAGGCAGCAATAGGAGGTGATGGCAATGTGGTCGATGAGGGAGTTCCTGCCGGTGCTGGTGATCCGATTcaggaagagaaggaagattga
- the LOC106446251 gene encoding uncharacterized protein LOC106446251 isoform X2: MTLRPSFRSRGNPSKAASASRGSDRNQGGSFLISMKEVLDDGGSKPVVETTPTEVVAQDAAPLPEVQVPEADYQAPKGTSEVEPSRHKRPRTDQGGAPTRSSSSSSRGGTVGWSFTHSKPGSILDDSWGLAAIMRHLKSVGCPLPALKDLTNRDEYLDIAHCMGQLAGAVNRAQLRFENALCAAPNAGELAEVTEMVKAAKADLDQARVRISELEAEVTRLGSKADAQQGEIESQKLDIQVKSRRINDLEAARKIAEHQVRELIASSQDSQKNKEAEVKLAVREGKKEVAEAYGKILVCVKEKFARKKDEVNALVYAQELQANADLLKDMLNNKIQSVEEEYNQLVALLPEATTAYEKAQVSDFSVSKLPLPQISESSVEAAIGGDGNVVDEGVPAGAGDPIQEEKED, from the exons ATGACTCTGCGACCATCATTCCGTTCTAGGGGTAACCCCTCTAAAGCTGCCAGTGCTTCTCGTGGAAGCGACAGGAACCAAGGAGGATCGTTCCTTATCTCAATGAAGGAAGTTTTGGACGACGGAGGATCCAAACCTGTTGTCGAGACTACTCCAACTGAGGTTGTAGCTCAGGATGCTGCTCCTCTCCCTGAGGTCCAGGTGCCGGAGGCTGACTACCAGGCTCCGAAGGGTACCTCTGAGGTCGAGCCGTCGAGACACAAGAGGCCCAGGACCGATCAGGGCGGAGCTCCCACccgttcttcttcctcgtcctctagaGGAGGGACTGTTGGGTGGAGCTTTACCCATTCGAAGCCTGGGTCGATCCTGGACGACTCTTGGGGCCTAGCTGCGATAATGAGGCACCTGAAGAGCGTGGGATGTCCCCTTCCAGCGCTCAAGGACCTGACTAACCGAGATGAGTATCTCGATATTGCTCACTGTATGGGTCAG TTGGCTGGGGCTGTTAACAGGGCCCAGCTCAGGTTTGAGAATGCTCTGTGTGCTGCCCCCAATGCTGGTGAACTTGCTGAGGTTACCGAGATGGTTAAGGCAGCCAAAGCCGATCTTGACCAAGCCCGGGTTCGAATTTCTGAACTCGAAGCCGAAGTGACGAGGCTAGGCTCGAAGGCCGATGCTCAGCAAGGAGAGATCGAGAGTCAAAAGCTCGATATCCAGGTGAAGAGCAGGAGGATCAATGATTTGGAGGCTGCTCGAAAGATAGCTGAGCATCAAGTACGTGAGCTCATTGCCTCATCCCAGGATAGCCAGAAGAACAAGGAAGCTGAAGTCAAGCTGGCTGTCAGGGAAGGGAAGAAAGAAGTCGCCGAAGCTTACGGCAAGATCCTGGTCTGTGTTAAGGAGAAGTTTGCTAGGAAGAAAGATGAGGTCAACGCCTTGGTGTACGCTCAGGAGCTCCAAGCTAATGCCGACCTCTTGAAGGATATGCTGAACAACAAGATCCAAAGCGTTGAAGAGGAGTACAACCAATTGGTGGCCTTATTACCAGAAGCGACAACTGCGTATGAGAAGGCTCAAGTCTCTGACTTCTCGGTCAGCAAGCTTCCTCTTCCCCAGATCTCGGAGAGTTCAG TCGAGGCAGCAATAGGAGGTGATGGCAATGTGGTCGATGAGGGAGTTCCTGCCGGTGCTGGTGATCCGATTcaggaagagaaggaagattga